A single region of the Arthrobacter sp. V1I7 genome encodes:
- a CDS encoding FAD-binding oxidoreductase encodes MSAHYDVVIVGGGIAGLSLASALAGKCSVALVEAEQTLAYHTSARSARQLIPSYGPAVVQELTVRTLELIAARDAGRTEPVLSPRGFMLIGDEATVRAEASGHMHRITHAEALELCPVLVPESFSAAGLDTGSFACNAPMLLEDHRQRAEAGGVDIITGAKVHSAQRLGSGWELGAGQEGFQAAVVVNAAGAWADELAVLSGVEKLGLQPYRRTAAVVDVDRPLPADCPMVAAADESFYFRRDGEQVLISPSESVPSPPEDAQPLPGDVEALIARLNGITTLGIRGVRKAWTGLRTEAADGVPVVGFDAEAPGFFWLAGQGGYGFQTSSGIAELAAGLILAGQGAGGAAAGTETAAGPASRTAEALAATRWSIRH; translated from the coding sequence ATGTCAGCTCATTACGATGTCGTAATTGTCGGCGGCGGGATCGCCGGCCTGTCCCTTGCTTCCGCCCTAGCAGGAAAATGCAGCGTTGCCCTGGTCGAAGCCGAGCAGACGCTGGCCTACCACACCTCGGCGCGCTCGGCGCGGCAGCTGATCCCCAGTTACGGCCCGGCCGTGGTCCAGGAGCTCACCGTCCGCACCCTGGAACTCATCGCCGCCCGGGACGCCGGCCGGACCGAACCGGTGCTCAGCCCGCGCGGTTTCATGCTGATCGGGGACGAAGCCACGGTCCGGGCGGAAGCCAGCGGCCACATGCACCGGATCACCCATGCCGAGGCGCTGGAGCTCTGCCCGGTCCTGGTGCCGGAGTCCTTCAGCGCCGCGGGCCTGGACACTGGCTCCTTCGCCTGCAATGCCCCCATGCTGCTCGAGGACCACCGCCAGCGCGCCGAGGCCGGCGGCGTGGACATCATAACCGGAGCCAAGGTCCATTCCGCCCAGCGCCTCGGCTCAGGCTGGGAACTCGGGGCCGGGCAGGAGGGCTTCCAGGCCGCCGTCGTCGTGAATGCGGCCGGGGCCTGGGCGGACGAGCTCGCCGTCCTCAGCGGGGTCGAGAAGCTCGGCCTGCAGCCGTACCGGCGGACGGCGGCGGTCGTCGACGTCGACCGCCCGCTCCCGGCGGACTGTCCCATGGTGGCGGCCGCCGATGAGAGCTTCTACTTCCGCCGCGACGGCGAGCAGGTCCTCATCTCGCCCTCGGAGTCGGTGCCGAGCCCGCCCGAGGACGCCCAGCCGCTCCCGGGCGACGTCGAGGCCCTGATTGCCCGGCTCAACGGCATCACCACCCTGGGTATCCGCGGCGTGCGCAAGGCCTGGACCGGGTTGCGGACGGAAGCGGCCGATGGCGTCCCGGTGGTGGGGTTCGACGCCGAGGCCCCCGGATTCTTCTGGCTCGCGGGCCAGGGCGGGTACGGGTTCCAGACCTCCTCGGGCATCGCGGAACTGGCCGCCGGACTGATTCTGGCCGGCCAGGGCGCCGGCGGGGCCGCGGCCGGAACCGAAACCGCCGCGGGTCCGGCATCCCGGACAGCGGAGGCGCTGGCAGCGACGCGCTGGTCCATCCGGCATTGA
- a CDS encoding glycine C-acetyltransferase, which yields MYSAIKDQLQHELDEIRSAGLFKTERHIDSPQANRIKAGQIGGSSAEVLNFCANNYLGLADHPEIIAAAKAAMDDRGFGMASVRFICGTQDLHLALEERVSRFLGTEDTILFSSCFDANGGVFESLFGPEDAVISDALNHASIIDGIRLCKAQRFRYANQDMADLEAKLIQATTQENPARRAIIVTDGVFSMDGFLAPLEAICDLAEKYDAMVMVDDSHAVGFMGATGAGTPEHAGVSERVDIYTGTFGKALGGASGGYVSGRREVVAMLRQKARPYLFSNSLAPAIVAATLQALDLVEKSGELRSKLFANAGLFRNRMAAEGFELLPGEHAIVPVMFGDAVMAANVADEMLHHGVFVTAFSYPVVPKGAARIRVQLSAAHSAEDVEACVQAFVRSRAAVAA from the coding sequence ATGTATTCAGCCATCAAGGACCAGCTGCAGCACGAACTGGACGAGATCCGCAGCGCCGGCCTGTTCAAGACCGAGCGGCACATTGATTCCCCGCAGGCCAACCGCATCAAGGCCGGGCAGATCGGCGGTTCCAGCGCGGAGGTCCTGAACTTCTGCGCCAACAATTACCTGGGCCTCGCGGACCACCCGGAGATCATTGCCGCCGCCAAGGCCGCGATGGACGACCGCGGCTTCGGGATGGCCAGCGTGCGCTTCATCTGCGGCACCCAGGACCTGCACCTGGCCCTGGAGGAGCGTGTCTCGAGGTTCCTCGGCACGGAGGACACCATCCTGTTCTCCAGTTGCTTCGACGCCAACGGCGGCGTGTTCGAGTCCCTCTTCGGCCCGGAAGACGCCGTGATCTCCGACGCGCTGAACCACGCCTCCATCATCGACGGCATCCGGCTCTGCAAGGCCCAGCGTTTCCGCTACGCGAACCAGGACATGGCGGACCTGGAAGCCAAGCTGATCCAGGCCACGACGCAGGAGAACCCCGCCCGCCGCGCGATCATCGTCACGGACGGCGTCTTCTCCATGGACGGCTTCCTCGCCCCGCTCGAAGCGATCTGCGACCTCGCCGAAAAGTACGACGCCATGGTGATGGTGGACGACTCCCACGCCGTGGGCTTCATGGGCGCCACCGGGGCCGGAACGCCCGAACACGCCGGCGTCTCGGAGCGCGTGGACATCTACACCGGAACATTCGGCAAGGCCCTCGGCGGCGCGTCCGGCGGCTATGTCTCCGGCCGCCGCGAGGTTGTGGCGATGCTCCGCCAGAAGGCCCGCCCGTACCTGTTCTCCAACTCACTGGCCCCGGCCATCGTCGCGGCTACCCTGCAAGCCCTGGACCTGGTCGAAAAATCCGGGGAACTGCGCAGCAAGCTCTTTGCCAACGCCGGGCTGTTCCGGAACCGGATGGCGGCGGAAGGCTTCGAGCTGCTTCCGGGTGAACATGCGATTGTCCCGGTCATGTTCGGCGACGCGGTGATGGCCGCCAACGTCGCGGATGAGATGCTGCATCACGGAGTCTTCGTGACGGCATTCAGTTACCCCGTGGTGCCCAAGGGCGCCGCCCGGATCCGGGTGCAGCTCTCCGCCGCGCACAGCGCCGAAGACGTCGAGGCCTGCGTGCAGGCGTTTGTCCGCAGCAGGGCCGCGGTCGCGGCCTAG